The segment aggtgctCCACATCCTCTTAccttcctgctccctgcaaAGCACAACATGGATTTGTGGTGTTACAATGGGGCATGTGTGTCCATCAGTCCATTCAAAGTGTTCAACTGACACTTCCGCAGGCCTCTTGTCCTAGAAATGGGCATCTCTTATCCCAGCTTTGCTTCAAAGTCCTTTCCTGATCTTGGGGGAGATGCATGGTCTGTCCTTGGAGCACTCAGGGGACACTGGGCACAGGGCACTGACTGCCAGGACATGCAGGTCTGTCATGGCATTAAAACATAAGAGAAGGATTCGGATCTACTTTTTCTGCTGATGGATGAGGACTAGGAGCTGTGTTTGAACTAATCCCCATAACCATGCATCGCAGATATTGAGCCCCTTCTCTCCAGGGTGCAATTCATGGCCCAGCAGCCCTCACCAGCAAAAGTCACCCTCAAATTTAGGCCTTGGGGAGTGATGCTCTGGATGTGGCAGCAAAAACCCCATCAGCTTTTCCCAGCTCTCTCTCACTGGTTCAGGTTGCAGCATTTCCAGTGTCAGGGCTGTCCCTTGCTATGCACATGCTGGTGCAGCTCCCCACACAAGGTTCCACACTGCTGGGGGTCTCAGCAGTGATGCAGATGGGCAAGGGGTGAGAAAATGTTATGCTGGATGCTGGAGGCAAATGGCACCTCTAAGCAATACCATGACCCTGTGGGAAAGTGGGaataaggagaaagagaagctggtTTAAAACACATCACTTACTGGTCATGTTCTTCGATGACCTCCTCAGAGTCTGACATGCCTGGTTATCTGGCAGGGTTCAAGGAAAAGTGAGGGTTAGGAGTGGAGATAAGGACAAGCACAGCCTGTCCTCCAGCACCCGGGACAcaggcacagagatgctgcaccTCGCCAAAGCACTGGGAGCCCTGAGCTGTCCCCAGCTCTGACAGCATTATCTCAACAGAGATAAGGTTCCCCTCTCCCAGGATCACTGCTCGCCCCAAATAGCAGGCAGGAGATTAGACACAGCCTCATGCAACACTGATAACTGCTGTCAGGAGCCATGTCCAGCTGCCTCAGGGTGCTGTGTTTGCTCCGGGCACAGGAAAAGAGCCCAATTACAACGCTCAGCTTATTTGGCTTCCTGACTATTCTTAGCTCGGGTGGGATACAGAAACTTTGCAGGGACATCCCGTTATCTCAGATTCACAGCCCTGCACAAGCCACAGCACAAGGGCTCCATGGCACTTCACAGCCCAGCCCCCCAAGAGCAGAGTGTGCCCTGGAAAGGGATGATCTGGGCTCAACCAGGGCGATTCTCTCCTGGTCCTGAGAGTGAGCTCAGCTAAAAGGGGTAATTCACAGCCTGCTTCAGCAATAGGGACTGTAACTGCAGGAATGGCCCTGCTCATTCCCAGTCATGATCTGGAGGATGCCACTCATTGTCCCACCTCATCTACTCAGCGCTCCACCATGACATCTACACAGACCAATGCCATGATCAGCCCCCGCACTGGGCATCCCACTGCTGCACTGGGCATCCCAGAGCAACGCTGGGTATCCTAGagcagtgctgagcatcccAGAGCAATGCTGGgcatcccacagcagcactgggcatCCCAGAGCAATGCTGGGCATCCTAGAGCAGCACTGGGCATCCCAGAGCAATGCTGGGCATCCCACTGCTGCACTGGGCATCCCAGAGCAACGCTGGGTATCCTAGAGGAGTGCTGAGCATCCCAGAGCAATGCTGGGCATCctacagcagcactgggcaTCCCAGAGCAATGCTGGGCATCCTACAGCGATGCTGGGCATCCCACAGCAGCGCTGGGCATCCTAGAGCAGCACTGGGCATCCCAGAGCAATGCTGGGCACCGGCCCAGGCCCCTGCACAGCCTGTCCATTGCTCAGGCTTGTGTCAGACCTCGGCCCAGCCGCGATGCAGCTCTAGAAATAACTGCCATGTGCCAAAGCACCTGTTCCCAGAGCAGTGCCGCTTCCCTTCTCCTGCTGGGAACAACTGGTCCTGCTGCATCTGTTGAGCATTTATAACCCAGGATGGGTAGGACAGGCTGCGGGGTCGCCTGTTCAAGATGCTGAATCCAGGACTGGAATCTACATGCATAGGAAAGCCGCATTGCAGGAGAGGTGCCTGCACATACCCAGGGTGGTCAAATCTCACTTCTGAGCAATGAGTCAGAAGGTGCTTTTTGGAGACAAATGAAGTCAACCCCATCTGCCCCAGCTCCATCGCCTGCTTCTGCCATCCTTGTTCCTGCTGATGGGTCTGGGGCTCGGCCCTAAGAACCCCTTTCAGCACCATCCCCTCAACTCCTCTCCCCCTCAAACATCAGTTCCTGGCCCTACTTGTCCCCCAGGCTCAGCATGGTCCTGCTGTCCTGAGCTTAGCCAAATAATTCATGTGGCCTCTGAGCTGCCAAGGCTTCTCACAACACCAGGGCAGAGACTCCATCCCAGCCACAGCATCACAAACATGCACTTGCAAAAGCTTATTTCTACATCTCTATTCACCTCCTCCCTCATATATCGCTCAATCCCACATGGAATTTGCTGaggaacagcaacaaaaccaaacaaggtGTCTCTAGGAAATAGGAATCCATCCTGTGCACAGAAACAGGGAAAGCTTTCCATTGAAGCTGTGGAATCTTGTTTTCCCAGCATTCACTCCAGTGTGGCTCACATCTCTGCTCCCTTCCTGTTTGGCAGGGTCAGACCATGCACAGGAACATCCCAGCTCTAACCCACCCTATGGGCTGCCAGTGAGCCATGGCCAGGCTGGCCCAGCTCTCACATGAACATCACATCCCTCCTGTCCCCTTCAGAGACACAGTTAACAGGGATCTGTGAGATCCCCCAGAACCAGAGCAGCCAAAAATCCTTCTCCAACCACCTGGAGTGGTTTAAAGGGCATTGGGCAAGTTGCAAATACAGCCCCATGGAGAAGGTCTGGATGCTTGATCCATGCGAATGCCTCCATGGCACAAATACCTCCTGGCTGGGGAGGACCATTACCCCTGAGCCAAATCACTGCTGCCctgcccctgagcatcctctgccccacacaggcagcccccccccatccccagccttACCTCTGCCGTGGGGCTCCAGTGAGATCCCAGGGAGCTGGCGGGCGTCTGGGAATTGCTCTTTGGGGGCAGGAGGCTTTAAGGGGGCTCCAGCACCCACCCCGGGGCGGGCAGCGCCGGGAGGAATGCGCCCGGCGCCCAGGGAGGAATGCAACACTTGTGAGCTGCTATTTCAGCCCCAGCCCCCTCTGCCgctcccccctgccccccccaggaGCCCATATAAGCCCAAGCTATTGTGTGGCCTCAGAGATTTGCTATTTTAAACCCTCCGGACCGAGATACGCGAGTGCCCGAGGGGCTGACACAAGCCAGGCAGCTGTCACGTTCTGATAAGGCAGTGAGCGCAGGATCAGACCCTCCATcgcagcccccagccctgcactgaGCACAGGATGCTGTAAGAGAAGAGGCTCAGGTTTTACCATGTGTGTCTCGGGTCTTTGCCTTCTTTCCCCTTGTCAGAagaagagaagcagaactgttcccatcccatcccagaaGGAGGTGAGCAGGAGCATCTTAGAAAGGGCAACTTTTATtaggaaaaccaaaaaaggcACAAAGAGAACCAAGTCCTTTGCAAAGCCCAACAAGCAAGATCAGGTCTAGGGGCAGCAATAAAGGCTCACACCACATTTGGATACTGCAATTGTTGCTCAACACACAGCTCTTGCCCACTCGAATGGCCCCAGTGCAAGGATTTCAGCATCATTTTATGGGCCAGCACCCTAAAGCCATCCTGATTACCCTACATCCCTGCTGGGTGGGCTCAGCAGCCCAAGGGGTGCAGGACACAGGTCACAACAGCCACAGGCAATAGGCTCAGGAAGAAGGGCAAGAGGGAAATAGGGCTTGGGGAAGGGGCCCAGCACAGGGCATTCAGCTCCATGCAACCCCAATATAGGACCATGGTCCACCCACCCCTCCCATGTATTTAAGTGAAAGGGGTCGCTGTGCCAGTGGCATCGGGTCCACCCCTCTTCCACAAAGCATCGCTCGATGCACGTATGACGTTGGAAGCTTGGGTCGCTCCAGCAGTGACCGCCTGGGGAAGGGTTGACACCTgcctgccccacatcaccccacacgagccaggcagcagggatgggcaTGGTCCATGAACGTGCAGCTGAAACTCCCTTGCCCAGGCAGCTTCTTGCCCCACTGACATGATCCAGCTGCAAGGGCGATGCAGAGGTTGATCCCCTTTGCAAGCACAGTTATGGGGCGCAGGCAGAGGTTAGGAGCAAAACACCAAAACGttgaaggaaaacaaggcaAGAATCTGTCTCCAGCATCTGCAAGGAGCTTCCAGGCCTGGGCACTCCAGGACAGGCAGCAAGTGAGGTCTGGGATAAGCTTCCagccttcttccttcctcaagCAGAGGACCCTGGCGATGTGGGGTGCCCTACATGTGGCACAGGGAACGCTCATGGCAGTGGgctgctgggcagggctgggctttGATCCTCAGAGCAAACCAGTTTTCCCCAGTCATTTGCTATTATTACAAATGATATTATTgcaactggaaaagaaagtgagaaaCAGTGAGGCCAGGCCTGGGGCTGCAAACccccaaaggcagctgctgtaACCAGGACCATACGTGTGCCAAACAGGGAACGGGGCAGGCAGGCATCCCCTAAATCCCACCGTGTGccacttttcccttcttctcccagACCAGACTCCTTCTCACCATTAGACCTGCCTCCAGTCGTCCCCTCCTGCCAACTCCCCCAAGCCATAGGGTCCTGGATGCCCCACACAGCCCCTCCATCCCCAATAGCCAGGGTTTCTCACATCTGCCCTATGGTGCTGGCTCAGAGGATGCACCACGTTTCAAAGCAGCTCTGTGTCtaccttggtgtctgcagggctgtgtccAGGCTGCTTTATCCAGACATCGCACTTGGGCAGgctgtttattttcctgatcTCCTGCAAATAGAGGGGGCAAAGAGAGGTTTCTCCCTGGGCATCACGCGTTGATTTGAGCCAGCCCTTGAAGCAAACACACCCCAGGTAAAACCAGACACCTCCGAGACCCTGCCCCGAGCAGAGCCTCCAAACCaagcccagctccagcctcagAGACGGCGGCTCCGGGTGTTCTGACAGGAGAAGCTGATGAAGGAGCTGCAGGCTTTGATCCAGGAGTGACCTGGGAGCAAACCCTCCCCTGGCAGACACCAGCCAGCGCAGACTCGTCTGGGCAGCACTAAtctgcagctcagtgctgcGGGTGCCCGGGCTTGTCTGCCCcggctgcagggctgggctggagctgccccTCCTGGGTCCGTACCCAGAAACTGCAGGAGGCTCTGCTGTGTTATTGCTGCAAACAATGGTACCCCCCACACACCCCTACAAACCAAGGACTCGCTTAGCATCTCCTTTCCAAGCACAGGAAACTACCCTGAGGCCAAAGGGTTTCCTGTCCGTCTCCCTAGAGCAGACAGTGGCAGTGATGACCCCTGAGTTCCCTTTAGAGGGGGACTTTGCCCACACAGCTACAAGACACCCTACTCTGGGGGGGCTGGGATACATGCAGGGATGCAGATCACTGCAGACCCCACATGCAGCAGGACCTCTCAGTACACATCCAGACCTCTAAACGCCACAGAGCCCCAGTTCATTAGCCCATAAGCTCCAACACCCCAGATGCAGGAACATGTCCTGCTGCCTGGGCTGTGGGCTCTTGCCCAAGGTATTGGTCACAAGCCGGTACCTTGCTCTTCTCCTCCTTGGCAGGCTCCTGAGCTCGGCTGATCCACAGGTTAATGCGGGACGTCACTGATCCTGGGATCTTCAGGTTGTCCTGTGGCACAGAGAAGGACACCAGGATTacagcaccagctccctcaTGGCACAAACGCCACCGGGCACAGTTCCCAGGGCACAGAGCGAGCCTGCGGTGGGCAGCGACCAGCCCCAACCTTGGCTCCATCCCAGCGCCTCGGCACCGACCcgcacagccccacagcaccctctGGGTGGCAGCCGGGCACCTCTCAGCAAGCACCACGCTCCCATCCCGCTGCAGAGGGGAAGATGCTGCCGAGAAGCCGGTGCCTGCCCCAGCGCAGCCGGAGGCTCCTGCGTTACCTTCCTGGCCGCGAGCGGCTCGGCTTTGGCCGGAGCGCTGGCCTCGAAGAAGCTGCGCTTGCTCGCCACCCCCTCCGAGGACAGCAGGAGGCTCTTCTGACCGGCCAGGGAGGATTTCACTGCCTCCGAGCGCTGCGAGGAGAGAGCGGGGTCAGCGAGAGGCACGGCTGCGGTACAAGAGCAAAGTCCTGCTCCTGGGGCGCATCCCGAGCCCATTGGGGTCTGCTCCCTCCATACCCATCCAAGCTCACGGGCTTGCCCCACTGCTCCCCGCAGCAGGAccttgcagcatccccatgACCCTCTCTGATGGAGATCCAGCTCCTAAAATCCTAAGGCTCATCCCTTTTTCTGCCTGGGACCGTCTTCTTTAACCCCATTAACACGTGCCTGATGCAGCTCAGTCCCACTCTCCCTTCCCCATTCAGCTCCAGGCTatgtttcttcctctccccacacATCCCTCCCATGCCAAGGGATTTCAGCACCTGCACAGCCGAGTTGTACTTTTCCAGCTTCTCCCCAATGGCAGTGCTGCTCCCTGGGATCCTCATACTTGCACTGgtgaagaagagggagaagagttggATGCAGCCCCCTCAGGATCACCTGGGACTCAGCCCATGGTTCCTGGGGACTTTACTTGGTAGGAGAAGACCCTGTCTGACTCAGGCACTGCCAAGTGAATTGCAGCTCAGTTCCCTGCTGATGACCAAGATCTCTGGGTCTCACCATCTTACTGGGACCACTCTGTACACTGAAAAACAGCTCTGGGCTCCTGGCTCTGAACTGCATCTTCACCAGTACCAGGATGAGTTTGCCTGCAGTATGCACAGTTACAAGCCCAGGTATCCCATTGACTCCCTGCATTCACACCTGATCCCTTATTCCTTGAGACGTTTTAAGCCACCTGGCCATGGAGATGTGGCCACCAAGGCCAGATCAGGGTGCTCATGGTCTTGTACAGGATTGGACCCTGTTGTGGTGCTGCACAGCTCCACACTTAACCACCCCTATGCAGACACAAGCACCTATGAGAAACTGCCTGAACCAAGAGGCAGCAGGGGGCACCTGGGGAGGCTCTTGTACACATACAGGCTGTACATTGGACATTGTCCTGTCCTCTGCTAAGCATCAGCCAGGCACCCCAGGTACTAGCATCCAGCAGACGTGTACCAGGGTACTCACTGCCTGGTACCATgtcccatcacctcctcctcccttgcAACACCAAGGGGGACAATTCCTGCTCAGCAAGACCCAAGGAACGTGAAGAGAGGTGCTGACCTCCTGGTGAGAGGGCTttggctttcttctttctgttttcttgagaTCACCTGCAAGGCACAAGGAGAGGAGAGACTGGAGCCATTTGGTTATCAAAGATAAACATGGGAGAAGCTGCCACAGACTCATTTCCCCCACTTACAAAAAGACTCCATTTTCACCCACACCAGAGCTGATATCACATCTCAAAGCCCTCCAGCCTAAAGACACTTTGTAGTGCTACCATCCCCAATAAAGCAGCATGAAACTCAACTAAGCCAGCAAGTCAGCATTGATTCACAGCAGGGAGGCTCTCAACAGCTCTTGGTTTTCCCAGCCTCTTTATTCCAGAGATCTGGGGCAGGCTAGAGTGTAAGATCTATGATTTATATATTCCCAGGGATGTAACAAGGGACAAGAAAGAGGGTGGATTTTGGTTTTATCCTCTCAGGGAAGACCAGTAATGCCAGAGGGGGAATGGTCATTCCTGGGACTCTTTGGGAAACCTGAGGACAATGAGCTCCCTGTTTTCTCATCACTTCCCACAAGTTCCCGTGCCAGCACAAAGCATATGAATATGGACTTGGTCATCAGCACAGGCCTTCGGTCAGACACAGGGAGTGAAAATGGAGATAAACGGAAGCCAAACTGCAATGGTGGATTTTGAAGGCCCTTTTGGGAGCAGGCTCTGCCAACATAACCCGGAGACCAAAGCAacccttccttcccccatccTCCACTGCCTAAACAGGGATCTTCCCCCCATTTGCTTAAGCTCTTACCCGAAAGGAGACGGTTCTTGGGCTGGTTCGCCTGATGGAGCTGCTGTAGGTGACCTGAGTTGGAAAAGTATCTGACTTCTCTGCAGGTTCCTCTGGGGTGGCAGACAGCTCTATGGCCTCCTTTGGGGGATTCCTGGATGGCTGCTGAGGAAAAAGCAGGCACCTGATGCATCCCTGAATGAAGGCTGAGGTGCAGGGAGCAGAACAGCCAGGATGGGAACTGCTTTGGAGGTGAGATTTGAGGTTGAGATCCTCCAAACCTTGACTGTCCCATTTGGACAGGCAAAGCCCTAAAGAGCTCTTCAATGAAACCATGATGGCAATCAGTAGGGGCTTGCTGGAGAAGGGGATCGGGATAGCACATgcaagggagggaaaggaggtgGTGGGACCCTGTCCACCCCTCATAGTTTGCAGCTTTCACAAGAACCTTCCCCAGAAGCCCACGGTTCCTTTTCCCTCCTGGTGCTTTGGGgctctccctttctctgctgtgctcccagcacccagggcCTCACACTGTTGgtgcctcctccatccctgctcacctGCTGCTCCAGGGATGTGGTTACCACCGAGGACGTCTTCTCCGCGCTGCGGCTCCCTTGCCTGGTCAGGATCTTGACCTCGCGGAGCCGGCAGCCCCCCAGCTCCGTCAGCACCCGTGGCTCCTGcacctcctttccctgctccccccGAGGAGTCCCCACACCTTGTCCCTCCTTGTCCTGGAGCCGAGCCCTCACCACCACCTTCCTCTCCAAGGCCGGCTGCCGGGGTCGGTCTCCTGGTGGGTCCCCTCTGCCCTTGGCCACATCCCGATCCCGCTGTCCAACCTGGATGCTCTCCTTCCCTATGTGTGGttgtgtccctgcccctgcatGGATCGCTCCCACCCCTGgatcctgctgctccttctcctgcctCAGTTTGCCAGTGACTGCCATTGGGGACCTTGTGTGTCTCCCTTCTTGTGTCTTCAGCACTGCCGAGAGCTTGGGCTCTTCCCCATCCTCTGTGGACACAGGCTTCACCAGGGATTGAGGTCTAGAGATGGAGACAAAATGGGGAGCAAACCTCAGCAGCCCAGGACCAGAAGGTTGGGTTTATGCTGCAGGTGAAAGGCTTTAGGACGGGGTGTGTAAAGCTCACACCAACATCCTGGAGtcatccctgcagagcaggactTGCAGCCATGCTCATCACTGTCACCCCCCACTATAGGCTCTCGGAGGACAAGTTTGGATTAAAAGTCTTCCTTTCCTTATTGTAGCAGAGATTAATCACTTCTACAGCCTCATCCTAGGACATCAGCATCCACAAGGATATTTGCCCTCCACCTGAATTGCAATCACACGAGCAGCCTGCGCTGGCACTAGGGAAGGGGAACTTTACTATCTATCTTGTTCATATTAGTCCTGCCCAGCCCCTGTTCAACCCATATCAAGCCCAAGCACCGTAACTCCACCCCACCTGAACCAAAGAGAGAGACACCTCTAGAGCATGGATCTCACTGTGCATAAACCCCATCTAAACACTGGACATCTCCAGGATCAATTTAGAGAGGGGGTCCAGTTGTGAAAGGGCAGCCTGACCTCAGAACACCTCCAAaacccagctccctgcagcaagGGACTTTGGGAACACCACCGGAGCGCCCTTAGGTTGCCTCCTTATCCCAACAAAGGCCATACAGCATCACTGCAAGGACCAGAGGAGGAGGATAGGCTCTGCATGCTGAGCTCACCTGCCCTGCAGAGGTGGGTGCCTGTCTGTTCTTGCCTGCTCAAGATCCCACAAGAATATGGCCAGCACCCACCCAAGCTTAACCTCAGCACCAACCCTTATCCTGGAACACCAGCTCCCTGTACCATGGGATAGGTTGAAGCTCATGATTAAGCCCACCAGAAATATACCCCTCTCCTTGTATTCCTCCTGTGAAGCTCATCCTTCTGCCTCAAACCCCATTGAACTCAGCCCACTCTTACCCAACACATAGTCCCACCAATTGCAGCAGCTTTGGCTCAGGACTGATTAAAACAAGGCAGCAAGCTGCAAGCCATCAGCACCATGATGAAGATTGATGCCAGCAGGACCCCACACACCTGCTGGAAGCTGGGCTGGTGCCTTTCACAGGGCTGGGAGGTTCTTCATCCGTCGATGTGGAGGACAAGAGGTTCCGGTGCCTTCGCCGGCGCTCCCTTTGCTGCTCTTCTTCATCCTCCAAGGTCCTCTGCCTGGCCAGGCTGTTTGGGATGAAGCATAAGGATATGGTGGTGCTCTGTCCTGCATGGGCAGCCTTCAGCCTCAGGGCCAGACAAGAAGGGAGACTGAAACACCCTTGGGAAGGGCTGAGGGGCTGATGGACGTTGCCTTCCCCAGCTGCTcacagggctggaggagagggaTGCCAACAGGAGCCCGGGGTCATAAAGCGCTCTCACTTCACCCAGCTGATGCAGGCA is part of the Melopsittacus undulatus isolate bMelUnd1 chromosome 16, bMelUnd1.mat.Z, whole genome shotgun sequence genome and harbors:
- the LAD1 gene encoding ladinin-1 isoform X1 encodes the protein MSLSRRNWSDLSSLARQRTLEDEEEQQRERRRRHRNLLSSTSTDEEPPSPVKGTSPASSRPQSLVKPVSTEDGEEPKLSAVLKTQEGRHTRSPMAVTGKLRQEKEQQDPGVGAIHAGAGTQPHIGKESIQVGQRDRDVAKGRGDPPGDRPRQPALERKVVVRARLQDKEGQGVGTPRGEQGKEVQEPRVLTELGGCRLREVKILTRQGSRSAEKTSSVVTTSLEQQQPSRNPPKEAIELSATPEEPAEKSDTFPTQVTYSSSIRRTSPRTVSFRVISRKQKEESQSPLTRSASMRIPGSSTAIGEKLEKYNSAVQRSEAVKSSLAGQKSLLLSSEGVASKRSFFEASAPAKAEPLAARKDNLKIPGSVTSRINLWISRAQEPAKEEKSKEIRKINSLPKCDVWIKQPGHSPADTKLQ
- the LAD1 gene encoding ladinin-1 isoform X2 — protein: MSLSRRNWSDLSSLARQRTLEDEEEQQRERRRRHRNLLSSTSTDEEPPSPVKGTSPASSRPQSLVKPVSTEDGEEPKLSAVLKTQEGRHTRSPMAVTGKLRQEKEQQDPGVGAIHAGAGTQPHIGKESIQVGQRDRDVAKGRGDPPGDRPRQPALERKVVVRARLQDKEGQGVGTPRGEQGKEVQEPRVLTELGGCRLREVKILTRQGSRSAEKTSSVVTTSLEQQPSRNPPKEAIELSATPEEPAEKSDTFPTQVTYSSSIRRTSPRTVSFRVISRKQKEESQSPLTRSASMRIPGSSTAIGEKLEKYNSAVQRSEAVKSSLAGQKSLLLSSEGVASKRSFFEASAPAKAEPLAARKDNLKIPGSVTSRINLWISRAQEPAKEEKSKEIRKINSLPKCDVWIKQPGHSPADTKLQ